The Methylobacterium sp. PvR107 genome contains a region encoding:
- a CDS encoding TFIIS helical bundle-like domain containing protein yields the protein MNLIGRLVTKLLGNENRPIDRDDRNASTATPIGRLVTKILGK from the coding sequence ATGAACCTGATCGGACGTCTCGTCACCAAGCTCCTCGGCAACGAGAACCGCCCCATCGATCGCGACGACCGGAACGCCAGCACGGCGACGCCGATCGGACGCCTCGTCACGAAGATCCTGGGCAAGTAA
- a CDS encoding patatin-like phospholipase family protein, with protein MDFRQTRLRALVALGLAAQVGACGSVPRGSYTADQAAFASVPGIPGARVYADASVETIAELAANPQRRSSGFTYLALSGGGGDGAYGAGVLNGWTASGKRPEFTLVSGVSTGALIAPFAFLGAAYDPYLTEFYTSGVAGELVASPNLANVLFGSGLFGDGRLRSLIDRYVTSDLIRAVAEEHAKGRRLLVVTTNLDSQRAVIWNMGAIAASGVPNARELFRDVLAASASIPAVFPPQFIDVSAGDARFQEMHVDGSVVTPVFTLPQSLLLRDGRIRTGGKAEIYVVINGRLEPDFEVTKDNTLSIVERSFTTASRARSRATLTATYALARSNGIGFNLTYIDENGPKASAAKGFDTAYMRALYEAGLEKGRSGTLWQHTVPAAPIVKATASALGN; from the coding sequence ATGGATTTCCGTCAGACACGCCTGCGCGCGCTGGTCGCGCTCGGGCTGGCGGCTCAGGTCGGGGCCTGTGGGAGCGTTCCGCGCGGATCCTACACGGCCGATCAGGCCGCCTTCGCCAGCGTGCCCGGCATCCCGGGCGCGCGCGTCTACGCCGACGCCTCGGTCGAAACGATCGCGGAACTCGCGGCCAACCCGCAGCGGCGCTCCTCCGGCTTCACCTATCTCGCGCTCTCGGGCGGCGGCGGCGACGGCGCGTACGGGGCGGGCGTGCTGAACGGCTGGACCGCCTCCGGGAAGCGGCCGGAATTCACCCTGGTCTCGGGCGTTTCGACCGGCGCACTGATCGCGCCGTTCGCGTTCCTGGGCGCGGCCTACGACCCGTACCTGACCGAATTCTACACCAGCGGGGTCGCCGGCGAGCTCGTGGCCTCGCCCAACCTCGCCAACGTGCTGTTCGGCTCGGGCCTGTTCGGCGACGGCCGCCTGCGCAGCCTGATCGACCGCTACGTGACGTCCGACCTGATCCGGGCGGTCGCGGAGGAGCACGCCAAGGGCCGGCGCCTGCTCGTGGTGACGACCAATCTCGACTCGCAGCGGGCTGTCATCTGGAACATGGGCGCCATCGCGGCGAGCGGCGTGCCCAATGCCCGCGAGCTGTTCCGCGACGTGCTGGCCGCCTCGGCCAGCATCCCGGCGGTGTTCCCGCCGCAATTCATCGACGTCTCGGCCGGAGATGCCCGCTTCCAGGAGATGCACGTCGACGGTTCGGTGGTGACCCCGGTCTTCACGCTGCCGCAGTCGCTGCTGCTGCGCGATGGCCGCATCCGCACCGGAGGCAAGGCCGAAATCTACGTGGTGATCAACGGCCGCCTGGAGCCAGATTTCGAGGTCACGAAGGACAACACGCTCTCGATCGTCGAGCGCTCCTTCACCACGGCGAGCCGGGCGCGCTCGCGGGCGACGCTCACGGCGACCTACGCTCTGGCGCGCAGCAACGGCATCGGCTTCAACCTGACCTACATTGACGAGAACGGACCGAAGGCGTCGGCCGCCAAGGGCTTCGACACCGCCTACATGCGAGCCCTCTACGAGGCGGGGTTGGAGAAGGGCCGGAGCGGCACCTTGTGGCAGCATACGGTGCCGGCAGCCCCGATCGTCAAAGCCACGGCGAGCGCGCTCGGGAACTGA
- a CDS encoding RAG2 PHD domain containing protein, which produces MSVAMNSLQPARSLGTQAPLSYLVGQDGDGHWVAIETGGRAGGIFRTRQDAIRYACVETGCRPDDVPLSAEPIPFRLA; this is translated from the coding sequence ATGTCCGTCGCGATGAATTCGCTCCAACCGGCCCGGTCGCTCGGCACCCAGGCGCCGCTCTCCTATCTCGTAGGCCAGGATGGCGACGGTCACTGGGTGGCCATCGAGACAGGCGGACGGGCTGGAGGCATATTCCGGACCCGCCAGGACGCGATCCGCTACGCCTGTGTCGAGACGGGCTGCCGGCCGGACGACGTCCCGCTCTCCGCTGAGCCGATCCCGTTTCGGCTCGCCTGA
- a CDS encoding lytic murein transglycosylase: MLVPALAVAETGPPPPAALPPFESCRTDLITWATARAVPQSLAEAQLANLTPDPDVLAATGSQGEFVRPIWDYIEASVTPARIEAGQRKLAEHADTLAAIEAKYGVDRHILVAFWGVESSYGAVLDNPAVVKSVIRSLATLGCGDPVRAPYWRDELAAALQILAWNQAPLDRMPGGLTGSWAGAMGHTQFMPSVYQRDAVDFDGDGKRDIWTSVPDALASTANYLRVHGWKPGDGWGTEAVLPERFDAALADETTARSFAAWRALGVTPARDRPVPDDAQATLILPAGIRGPAFLIQPNFAVILRYNTALSYALTVALLSDRLRGDPALTRDWPRGDRALTADERRHLQTRLVERGFATGGVDGKIGPKTRAALRAFQGSVGLPPDGYADAPLLDRIRAAP, translated from the coding sequence ATGCTCGTGCCGGCTCTCGCCGTCGCGGAGACGGGTCCGCCTCCGCCTGCCGCACTGCCACCTTTCGAGTCGTGCCGCACCGATCTGATTACCTGGGCGACGGCGCGGGCGGTGCCGCAGAGCCTCGCGGAGGCGCAGCTCGCCAACCTCACACCCGATCCGGACGTCCTCGCCGCGACCGGAAGCCAGGGCGAATTCGTCAGGCCGATCTGGGATTACATCGAAGCCAGCGTGACGCCGGCCCGGATCGAGGCCGGCCAGCGCAAGCTCGCCGAGCATGCCGACACCCTGGCGGCCATCGAGGCGAAGTACGGCGTCGACCGCCATATCCTCGTGGCCTTCTGGGGCGTCGAATCGAGCTACGGGGCCGTGCTCGACAATCCGGCGGTCGTGAAGTCCGTGATCCGGTCCCTCGCCACGCTCGGGTGCGGCGATCCCGTCCGCGCTCCGTACTGGCGCGACGAGCTCGCGGCCGCGCTTCAGATCCTGGCCTGGAACCAGGCGCCCCTGGACCGGATGCCGGGCGGGCTCACCGGATCCTGGGCCGGCGCCATGGGCCACACCCAGTTCATGCCCTCCGTCTACCAGCGTGACGCGGTCGATTTCGACGGCGACGGCAAGCGCGACATCTGGACGTCGGTGCCCGATGCCCTGGCGTCCACGGCGAATTACCTCCGGGTCCACGGCTGGAAACCCGGAGACGGCTGGGGCACCGAGGCGGTGCTGCCTGAACGCTTCGACGCTGCGCTCGCCGACGAGACCACCGCCCGCAGCTTCGCGGCGTGGCGGGCGCTGGGCGTGACGCCGGCCCGCGACCGGCCGGTGCCGGACGACGCCCAGGCGACGCTGATCCTGCCCGCGGGGATCCGTGGCCCGGCCTTCCTGATCCAGCCGAACTTCGCGGTGATCCTACGCTACAACACCGCCCTGTCCTACGCGCTGACGGTGGCACTTCTGTCGGACCGCCTTCGCGGCGATCCGGCGCTCACCCGCGACTGGCCGCGGGGCGACCGGGCCCTCACCGCGGACGAGCGCCGCCACCTCCAGACCCGCTTGGTCGAGCGCGGCTTCGCCACCGGCGGCGTCGACGGCAAGATCGGCCCGAAGACCCGGGCGGCGCTGCGCGCCTTCCAGGGCTCGGTCGGCCTGCCGCCGGACGGCTATGCCGACGCGCCGCTGCTCGACCGGATCCGCGCGGCGCCCTGA
- the pyk gene encoding pyruvate kinase, with protein sequence MRRHRHAKIVATVGPASSSPDRLHALFLAGVDTFRLNFSHGVQEDHARVHAAIRALEKQVGRPIGILQDLQGPKIRIGTLQGGRLDLDAGEMVRFVLEGAEGDKQSIPLRHPEIFDAVVPGQELLIDDGRVRVRVTGPDRTAITAEVITGGPISNRKGVNLPGTLLDLSPLTEKDRADLAFGLDLGVDWVALSFVQKPSDVIEARGIIGDRAGIMSKIEKPQALERIDDIIRLSDAVMVARGDLGVEIPHEDVPGRQKELIRACRLAVKPVVVATQMLDSMVSAPAPTRAEASDVATAIYDGADAVMLSAESATGRYPIEAVSMMDRIIRSVEGHKLYHSIVAASEPGEEETPPHAVATATADLAEAVHAAAIVAYTASGTTAARVARKRPAAAILALTPNVATSRRLSLLWGAHSVLTEDVDSYEEMTTKARHHAQDEGFAKPNDIIVVTAGIPFHTAGNTNNIRLMQI encoded by the coding sequence ATGCGCCGTCACCGTCACGCCAAGATCGTCGCCACCGTAGGTCCTGCCAGCTCATCGCCGGACCGGTTGCACGCCCTGTTCCTCGCCGGGGTCGACACCTTCCGGCTCAACTTCAGCCACGGCGTGCAGGAGGATCACGCCCGGGTCCATGCCGCGATCCGAGCCCTCGAGAAGCAGGTCGGCCGGCCGATCGGCATCCTGCAGGACCTCCAGGGTCCGAAGATCCGGATCGGCACGCTGCAGGGCGGCCGCCTGGATCTCGACGCCGGCGAGATGGTCCGCTTCGTCCTGGAAGGCGCCGAGGGCGACAAGCAGTCGATCCCGCTGCGCCACCCCGAGATATTCGACGCGGTGGTGCCGGGCCAGGAATTGCTCATCGATGACGGGCGGGTGCGCGTGCGGGTGACCGGACCGGATCGGACCGCCATCACCGCCGAGGTCATCACCGGCGGGCCGATCTCGAACCGCAAGGGCGTGAACCTGCCGGGCACGCTGCTGGACCTGTCGCCGCTCACCGAGAAGGACCGGGCCGACCTCGCCTTCGGGCTCGATCTGGGTGTCGACTGGGTCGCCCTGTCCTTCGTCCAGAAACCCTCGGACGTCATCGAGGCACGGGGAATCATCGGCGACCGCGCCGGCATCATGTCGAAGATCGAGAAGCCGCAGGCGCTTGAGCGGATCGACGACATCATCCGCCTCTCGGATGCCGTGATGGTCGCCCGCGGCGATCTCGGTGTCGAGATCCCGCACGAGGATGTCCCGGGCCGGCAGAAGGAGCTGATCCGCGCCTGCAGGCTCGCGGTGAAGCCCGTGGTCGTCGCCACCCAGATGCTGGACTCCATGGTCAGCGCGCCGGCGCCGACCCGGGCCGAGGCCTCCGACGTCGCCACCGCCATCTACGACGGCGCGGATGCGGTGATGCTGTCGGCGGAATCGGCCACCGGCCGCTATCCGATAGAGGCCGTGTCGATGATGGACCGGATCATCCGGAGCGTGGAGGGCCACAAGCTCTACCACTCGATCGTGGCCGCATCCGAGCCGGGCGAGGAGGAGACCCCGCCCCATGCCGTTGCGACCGCCACGGCGGATCTCGCGGAGGCCGTGCATGCGGCCGCGATCGTCGCCTACACGGCGAGCGGAACGACAGCGGCGCGGGTCGCGCGCAAGCGCCCGGCCGCCGCGATCCTGGCCTTGACACCGAACGTCGCCACCTCGCGCCGATTGAGCCTCCTCTGGGGCGCGCACAGCGTTCTGACGGAGGATGTCGACTCTTATGAGGAGATGACCACGAAGGCCCGCCATCACGCGCAGGACGAAGGTTTCGCGAAACCGAACGATATCATCGTGGTCACCGCCGGCATCCCGTTCCACACCGCCGGCAACACCAACAACATTCGCCTGATGCAGATCTGA
- a CDS encoding GcrA family cell cycle regulator — protein MEAGLGWTDDRVALLRRLWEDGQSASKIAAQLGGVTRNAVIGKVHRLGLAGRARGSEEAPAAATPSKIVDIETAIAVVETQAPEPVAILSHRPAPEFPASTPAKEPVAIPVSQRVTIMDLRESMCRWPLGDPTTPEFRFCGARSITGLPYCTHHAEIAYQPATERKRDRRVASFR, from the coding sequence ATGGAAGCGGGCCTTGGCTGGACGGATGATCGCGTGGCTCTGCTGCGGCGGCTCTGGGAAGACGGGCAGAGCGCGAGCAAGATTGCCGCGCAGCTCGGCGGTGTGACCCGGAACGCCGTGATCGGCAAAGTCCACCGCCTGGGTCTGGCCGGCCGCGCCCGTGGCTCCGAGGAAGCCCCAGCCGCCGCAACGCCGTCGAAGATCGTGGACATCGAGACCGCCATCGCGGTGGTCGAGACCCAGGCACCGGAGCCTGTCGCGATCCTGTCCCATCGGCCAGCGCCGGAGTTTCCCGCCTCGACACCCGCCAAGGAGCCCGTCGCGATTCCCGTTTCCCAGCGGGTCACCATCATGGACCTTCGGGAATCCATGTGCCGCTGGCCGCTCGGGGATCCGACCACGCCGGAATTCCGCTTTTGCGGCGCGCGCTCGATCACCGGGCTGCCCTACTGCACCCATCACGCGGAGATCGCCTATCAGCCCGCCACGGAGCGGAAGCGCGATCGTCGGGTGGCGTCGTTCCGCTGA
- a CDS encoding TAXI family TRAP transporter solute-binding subunit has product MTRGRAGSQRCGCPTRRAAILSVFGLMLARPGRAAEARVVLATATPGGGFPAFGEAFAAAVHKADATLTIETRSTGGSAQNTGLLRDGRVDLALVQGEYAYPALAAADGLTILAPMYPTPGLFAVPAGSQIRTVADLRGRAVVLGTHNSGLTVMGRSALDASGLDPARDIRPILLDRAGDGPALVREGQADALWGGGVDWPGFQALAQEPGGARFFGPSEGGIARLAQPGAAMRRLTVPAGSFPGQTEPIETVGSWSFVLARPNLDDALADQIVRAIARADLGATQPKNLVGIVPAAWINPATARLMTEAGNGLR; this is encoded by the coding sequence ATGACGCGCGGACGTGCCGGTAGCCAGCGATGCGGGTGCCCGACTCGCCGGGCGGCGATCCTGTCGGTCTTCGGATTGATGCTGGCCCGCCCCGGACGCGCGGCCGAGGCGCGGGTGGTCCTCGCCACCGCCACGCCCGGGGGCGGCTTTCCCGCCTTCGGTGAGGCGTTCGCGGCGGCGGTCCACAAAGCCGACGCCACACTGACGATCGAGACGCGGAGCACGGGCGGATCGGCCCAGAATACCGGGCTCCTGCGCGACGGACGTGTCGATCTGGCCCTTGTGCAGGGCGAGTACGCCTATCCGGCCCTCGCCGCAGCCGATGGCCTCACCATTCTCGCGCCGATGTACCCCACGCCCGGTCTGTTCGCGGTTCCGGCCGGCAGTCAGATCCGAACCGTCGCCGATCTGCGGGGGCGCGCCGTGGTGCTCGGCACCCACAATTCCGGACTGACGGTCATGGGGCGCAGCGCGCTCGACGCCTCGGGCCTCGATCCCGCGCGGGACATCCGTCCCATCCTGCTTGATCGGGCCGGGGACGGACCGGCGCTCGTGCGGGAGGGTCAAGCCGACGCGCTCTGGGGCGGTGGCGTGGACTGGCCGGGATTTCAGGCCCTCGCGCAGGAGCCGGGGGGCGCCCGCTTCTTCGGCCCGTCCGAGGGGGGCATCGCGCGGCTGGCCCAGCCGGGCGCGGCGATGCGGCGGCTCACGGTGCCCGCGGGCAGCTTTCCCGGGCAAACGGAGCCGATCGAAACCGTTGGTTCGTGGAGCTTCGTCCTGGCACGGCCGAACCTCGACGACGCGCTGGCCGACCAGATCGTCCGGGCCATCGCCCGCGCCGATCTCGGGGCGACCCAGCCGAAAAACCTCGTCGGCATCGTTCCAGCAGCCTGGATCAATCCCGCCACCGCCCGCCTTATGACCGAGGCGGGGAACGGCTTGCGCTGA
- a CDS encoding SRPBCC family protein, giving the protein MKRFACAVLGATLLVAEPVHALEVSRSRDIPVRPDAVWALIGDFCAIQLWHPQVQRCVLSNDDDDDGIRAQIRGLVVKGGQGTIVEVETARDEPGMSYSYSFIQGPLPVRAYNATLAVRPNGTGATVIWSATFDADGMSDAEAVADITGVFDAGLAGIARETAR; this is encoded by the coding sequence GTGAAGCGCTTTGCCTGCGCGGTCCTCGGCGCGACGCTCCTTGTCGCCGAACCCGTCCATGCCCTGGAAGTGTCCCGAAGCCGCGATATCCCGGTGCGGCCGGATGCGGTCTGGGCGCTCATCGGGGATTTCTGCGCCATTCAGCTCTGGCACCCGCAGGTGCAGCGCTGCGTCCTGTCGAACGACGACGACGATGACGGCATCCGTGCCCAGATCCGCGGCCTCGTCGTGAAGGGTGGCCAGGGCACGATCGTCGAGGTCGAGACCGCCCGGGACGAGCCCGGTATGAGCTACAGCTACAGCTTCATCCAAGGCCCATTGCCGGTACGCGCCTACAACGCGACGCTGGCGGTTCGGCCGAACGGGACGGGCGCGACGGTGATCTGGAGCGCGACCTTCGACGCGGATGGCATGAGCGATGCGGAGGCCGTCGCCGACATCACCGGTGTCTTCGATGCCGGGCTTGCTGGAATCGCCCGAGAAACGGCACGATGA
- the cysK gene encoding cysteine synthase A: MADTLNAPPKVGHGRVYGSITETIGNTPLVRLNRLPKEHGVEAEILLKLEFFNPIASVKDRIGVNMIDALEASGKLQPGGTLVEPTSGNTGIALAFTAAARGYRLILVMPETMSLERRKMLAFLGAELALTPGAQGMKGAIAKAEELLKEIPGSVMPQQFSNPANPEIHRKTTAEEIWSDTGGQLDAFVAGVGTGGTVTGVGEVLKPRLPNLKVFAVEPEDSPVISGGQPGPHKIQGIGAGFIPDNLHTDILDGVLKVSNQTAFETARALARLDGIPGGISTGGNVAAALELAKRPDFKGKRIVTVACSFAERYISSALFDGIG; this comes from the coding sequence ATGGCCGATACCCTCAACGCGCCGCCGAAGGTCGGCCACGGCCGTGTTTACGGCTCGATCACCGAGACGATCGGCAACACGCCGCTGGTCCGCCTGAACCGCCTTCCGAAGGAACACGGTGTCGAGGCCGAGATCCTGCTGAAGCTCGAGTTCTTCAACCCGATCGCCAGCGTCAAGGACCGCATCGGCGTCAACATGATCGATGCGCTCGAGGCGTCCGGCAAGCTCCAGCCCGGCGGTACCCTGGTCGAACCGACCTCGGGCAATACCGGCATTGCCCTGGCTTTCACGGCGGCGGCCCGGGGCTACCGCTTGATCCTGGTCATGCCGGAGACGATGTCGCTGGAACGGCGCAAGATGCTCGCCTTCCTGGGCGCCGAACTGGCGCTCACCCCCGGCGCGCAGGGCATGAAGGGAGCGATCGCCAAGGCCGAGGAACTCCTGAAGGAGATCCCGGGCTCCGTGATGCCGCAGCAATTTTCGAACCCGGCGAACCCAGAGATCCATCGGAAGACCACGGCCGAGGAGATCTGGAGCGACACCGGCGGCCAGCTGGACGCCTTCGTGGCGGGGGTCGGCACCGGCGGCACTGTGACCGGCGTCGGCGAGGTGCTGAAGCCGCGCCTGCCGAACCTGAAGGTCTTCGCGGTGGAGCCGGAGGATTCGCCGGTGATCTCCGGCGGCCAGCCGGGCCCACACAAGATCCAGGGCATCGGGGCCGGATTTATCCCCGACAACCTCCACACCGACATCCTCGACGGCGTCTTGAAGGTCTCCAACCAGACTGCGTTCGAGACTGCGCGGGCCCTCGCGCGCCTCGACGGCATCCCGGGCGGCATCTCGACCGGCGGCAATGTGGCCGCCGCGCTTGAGCTGGCCAAGCGGCCGGACTTCAAGGGCAAGCGGATCGTCACCGTCGCCTGCTCGTTCGCCGAGCGCTACATCTCGTCGGCGCTGTTCGACGGGATCGGCTGA
- a CDS encoding aldolase yields the protein MAHAVTASDAPPARSNEPLNADSVRRARIDLAACLRWAARNGLEEGICNHFSAVLPERPDLFLVNPYGLAFAEVTASSLLLCDFHGNVVDGDGQPEATAFHIHAELHRLKPRARAAFHTHMPYATALAMLEGEPLMWAGQTALRFYGRIAVDEDYNGLALDSSEGQRIAMSAGEADVVFLKNHGVMVLGETIAEAWDDLYYLERAAQAQILAMSTGRAVKVVPEAIVRHVAAQEAAGRAESARLHLESVKRVLARDEPAFLA from the coding sequence ATGGCTCACGCCGTCACCGCATCGGATGCGCCGCCCGCGCGCAGCAACGAGCCCCTGAACGCCGACAGCGTGCGCCGCGCCCGCATCGACCTCGCCGCGTGCCTGCGCTGGGCCGCGCGCAACGGCCTTGAGGAAGGCATCTGCAACCATTTCTCGGCCGTGCTGCCGGAGCGGCCCGACCTGTTCCTGGTCAACCCCTACGGCCTCGCCTTCGCGGAGGTGACCGCGTCGAGCCTTCTGCTGTGCGACTTCCACGGCAACGTCGTCGACGGGGATGGCCAGCCGGAGGCGACCGCCTTCCACATCCATGCCGAGCTGCACCGGCTGAAGCCGCGCGCCCGGGCAGCCTTCCACACGCACATGCCCTACGCCACGGCACTCGCCATGCTCGAGGGCGAGCCGCTGATGTGGGCCGGCCAGACGGCCCTGCGCTTCTACGGCCGCATCGCGGTGGACGAGGATTACAACGGGCTGGCGCTGGACTCGTCCGAGGGCCAGCGGATCGCCATGAGCGCCGGCGAGGCGGACGTGGTGTTCCTGAAGAACCACGGCGTGATGGTGCTCGGCGAGACCATCGCGGAGGCCTGGGACGACCTCTACTACCTGGAGCGGGCCGCGCAGGCCCAGATCCTCGCCATGAGTACCGGGCGCGCCGTCAAGGTCGTGCCCGAGGCGATCGTCCGGCACGTGGCGGCCCAGGAGGCGGCCGGGCGCGCCGAGAGCGCACGCCTGCATCTGGAGAGCGTCAAGCGCGTCCTCGCCCGGGATGAGCCGGCCTTCCTCGCCTGA
- the typA gene encoding translational GTPase TypA, with translation MNLRNIAIIAHVDHGKTTLVDKLLAQSGTFRENQRVEERAMDSNDLEKERGITILAKATSVLWKDTRVNIVDTPGHADFGGEVERILSMVDGVIVLVDAAEGPMPQTKFVVGKALKIGLRPIVAINKVDRPDARINEVVNEVFDLFAALDATDEQLDFPILYGSGRNGWMADTPEADPSVGLEPLFELVLKHVPPARTEEGPFRMLGTLLEANPFLGRIITGRIAAGSVKPNQQIKVLDRTGKVVETGRVSKILAFRGLERAPIEIGEAGDIVSIAGLIKGTVADTFCDPQVETPIQAQPIDPPTVTMSFIVNDSPLAGTEGDKVTSRMIRDRLFKEAEGNVTLKIEEATDKDSFYVSGRGELQLSILIETMRREGFEIAVSRPRVVYERDEAGGLLEPIEEVVIDVDEEHSGVVVQKMSERKAEMLEMRPSGGNRLRLVFHAPTRGLIGYQGELLTDTRGTAIMNRLFKAYEPHKGEMPGRRNGVLISNDQGEAVAYAMWNLEDRGPMMIEPGWKVYQGMIVGEHNRENDLEVNVLKGKKLTNIRTTSKDEAVRLTPPIRMTLERSLAWIQDDELVEVTPKSIRLRKAVLDPNDRKRAERSKENAA, from the coding sequence ATGAATCTGCGCAACATCGCCATCATTGCCCACGTCGACCACGGCAAGACGACACTCGTCGACAAGCTGCTGGCCCAGTCCGGCACCTTCCGCGAAAACCAGCGGGTCGAGGAGCGGGCGATGGACTCGAATGACCTCGAGAAGGAACGTGGCATCACGATCCTGGCCAAGGCGACCTCGGTCCTCTGGAAAGATACCCGCGTCAACATCGTCGACACCCCCGGCCACGCCGATTTCGGCGGCGAGGTCGAGCGCATCCTGTCGATGGTCGACGGCGTGATCGTGCTGGTCGACGCGGCCGAGGGCCCGATGCCGCAGACCAAGTTCGTGGTCGGCAAGGCGCTCAAGATCGGCCTTCGCCCGATCGTTGCGATCAACAAGGTCGACCGTCCGGACGCGCGGATCAACGAGGTCGTGAACGAGGTGTTCGACCTGTTCGCCGCCCTCGACGCCACCGACGAGCAGCTCGACTTCCCGATCCTCTACGGCTCGGGCCGCAACGGCTGGATGGCCGATACTCCGGAGGCCGACCCGTCCGTGGGCCTGGAGCCGCTGTTCGAGCTCGTGCTCAAGCATGTCCCCCCGGCCCGGACCGAGGAGGGGCCGTTCCGGATGCTTGGCACTCTGCTGGAGGCCAACCCGTTTCTGGGCCGCATCATCACCGGCCGGATCGCTGCCGGATCGGTGAAGCCTAACCAGCAGATCAAGGTTCTCGATCGCACCGGCAAGGTCGTCGAGACCGGCCGCGTGTCGAAAATCCTCGCCTTTCGCGGCCTTGAGCGCGCACCGATCGAGATCGGCGAGGCGGGCGACATCGTTTCGATCGCCGGCCTGATCAAGGGCACCGTGGCCGACACCTTCTGCGATCCGCAGGTCGAAACCCCGATCCAGGCGCAGCCGATCGATCCGCCGACCGTGACGATGTCGTTCATCGTGAACGACAGCCCGCTCGCCGGCACCGAGGGCGACAAGGTCACGAGCCGCATGATCCGCGACCGCCTGTTCAAGGAGGCCGAGGGCAACGTCACGCTCAAGATCGAGGAAGCGACCGACAAGGACAGCTTCTACGTCTCCGGCCGCGGCGAGCTGCAGCTCTCGATCCTGATCGAGACCATGCGCCGCGAGGGCTTCGAGATCGCCGTGTCGCGTCCGCGCGTGGTGTACGAGCGCGACGAGGCCGGCGGCCTGCTCGAGCCGATCGAGGAGGTCGTGATCGACGTCGACGAGGAGCATTCCGGCGTCGTCGTGCAGAAGATGTCCGAGCGGAAGGCCGAGATGCTGGAGATGCGGCCGTCGGGCGGCAACCGCCTGCGCCTCGTCTTCCACGCCCCGACCCGCGGCCTGATCGGCTACCAGGGCGAGCTGCTGACCGACACCCGCGGCACGGCGATCATGAACCGGCTGTTCAAGGCCTACGAGCCCCACAAGGGCGAGATGCCGGGCCGGCGCAACGGTGTGCTGATCTCCAACGACCAGGGTGAGGCCGTCGCCTACGCCATGTGGAACTTGGAGGACCGGGGCCCGATGATGATCGAGCCCGGCTGGAAGGTGTATCAGGGCATGATCGTCGGCGAGCACAACCGCGAGAACGACCTCGAGGTCAACGTGCTCAAGGGCAAGAAGCTCACCAACATCCGCACGACCTCGAAGGACGAGGCCGTCCGCCTGACGCCGCCGATCCGGATGACCCTGGAGCGCTCGCTGGCCTGGATCCAGGACGACGAGCTCGTCGAGGTGACGCCGAAGTCGATTCGCCTGCGCAAGGCGGTCCTCGACCCGAACGACCGGAAGCGCGCCGAGCGTTCCAAGGAGAATGCGGCCTGA